The proteins below come from a single Gimesia alba genomic window:
- a CDS encoding M56 family metallopeptidase translates to MNFDFEWTALLILVWRATWQAFVLAGIILCLTSTLHRWISPKFRALLWAIPLARLALLLIPASGLSLFHFLDFEKQNPTPATVISFVETRDTGLTTPPDSLQPDHRMIKKEAAQEHSASQAPVTVPQEPPASTSISLSSCLLFLWLTGCCIVLFRWIGSRITLARIIKNSERLQDTGLLQLIAVRQTRDRLWFPVRCFVTDIELGPSSCGFWRPTILLPQNLWTDFNEEERQAIVNHELEHIRRHDVLLLLISRIAITIHWFNPLAYLINNRMRREMELAVDLATVANFDERARHDYGELLIRMAQQTQKPVGALPMAGKRSALRARINQLTSPIQDSRTQSALAISLLLILFVTGLSDVAQTQEQSSPKTKQATVSPKSEAVPDYKKSNQYFITGTVQDAQTGKPVTGAEIQILVASEPDPDKKVLKGTTNKAGQYRVEVPLGSVQIWFPTLKPGYWLKPEECMRALATTTEKPVVTHDIMAQTGAAWNIQAKGNLDDKHFRHLVTVNEVEDDDKRTAWLKGEPVSIQKALNSSISYLDQKGRGKLTEVGTSGKYLVGVANQLIELIVEPGFDNTHVVSLKRLPDSDTTQMVDASGKKATVTNATVTLNKGVPQLTCLYEALKPVGMQKLVGRVVDVDGKPLAGVRVGVATGTKGGGSYDTGDETQSLRHGNFSLEVPVYGKQNPGDHFYSVILTKDGYAAMDSQIVDASKNFDLIDFRIMTLRPGYTLPIRVLDEQGKPLPGAVIEPGTAYALRRQAVRTDVDGRAVLKNLPSGVIQASVRWGSKMKWLNLVISQHKKENKEVIIHLKELTNSTTNRVEKLKPLAVGQIAPEWNITEWSDGRARKLSDYRGRVVVLDFWGLRCKGCIEMLPAQKKLEKKFAEQGVVFLGIHTADGEMSQINKIKQSEQWTIPIALDRGTSILDGATCLSYGVQSYPTLIIIDADGKIAFRSDVEPPQDRTTYMRILADASGVKWPPAKNATQAEMVEIMNQIQYTLLNREIDRVLKMKR, encoded by the coding sequence ATGAACTTCGATTTTGAATGGACCGCGTTATTGATACTTGTATGGCGTGCAACCTGGCAGGCGTTCGTCCTGGCTGGTATTATTCTCTGCCTGACTTCGACTTTGCACCGCTGGATTTCTCCCAAATTTCGTGCGCTGCTGTGGGCCATTCCACTGGCACGTCTGGCTTTGTTACTGATTCCAGCAAGCGGGTTGAGTCTCTTCCATTTTCTCGATTTCGAGAAGCAAAATCCAACTCCCGCTACCGTGATCTCTTTCGTTGAAACCAGAGACACAGGATTGACAACTCCCCCAGATTCGCTTCAGCCAGATCACCGGATGATAAAAAAGGAGGCCGCTCAAGAACACAGCGCATCTCAGGCACCAGTTACGGTGCCTCAAGAGCCCCCGGCCAGCACATCCATTTCGCTTTCCAGCTGCCTGTTGTTTCTTTGGCTGACTGGTTGTTGTATTGTACTTTTCAGATGGATCGGTTCCAGAATCACGTTGGCCCGCATCATCAAAAACAGCGAACGTCTCCAGGATACAGGGCTGCTCCAACTGATCGCGGTCAGACAAACACGGGATCGACTCTGGTTCCCGGTACGCTGTTTCGTTACCGATATCGAGCTGGGCCCCTCCTCTTGCGGATTCTGGCGGCCGACTATTTTGCTACCCCAAAATTTATGGACCGATTTTAATGAAGAGGAACGACAGGCGATTGTTAATCACGAACTGGAACATATTCGCCGCCATGACGTTTTACTGCTGCTCATCAGCCGTATCGCAATTACCATCCACTGGTTCAACCCATTGGCCTATCTGATCAATAACCGCATGCGTCGCGAAATGGAACTAGCCGTTGATTTAGCAACAGTCGCCAATTTTGATGAGCGAGCACGTCATGATTATGGCGAGCTCTTAATTCGTATGGCACAGCAAACACAGAAGCCTGTTGGCGCACTCCCCATGGCAGGTAAACGTTCTGCACTACGTGCCCGCATCAATCAGCTCACATCACCGATTCAAGACAGCCGCACGCAGTCTGCACTTGCCATAAGTTTATTGCTGATCCTGTTCGTAACCGGTTTGAGTGATGTTGCGCAGACTCAGGAACAAAGCTCACCAAAAACGAAGCAAGCAACAGTCTCTCCTAAATCAGAAGCTGTTCCAGACTACAAGAAGTCTAACCAGTATTTTATCACCGGCACCGTTCAAGATGCTCAGACTGGCAAACCAGTAACAGGTGCTGAGATCCAGATCCTGGTGGCATCAGAACCAGATCCGGATAAGAAAGTTCTTAAGGGAACAACGAACAAGGCAGGGCAGTATCGCGTTGAAGTACCTTTGGGTAGTGTGCAGATCTGGTTTCCGACTTTAAAACCGGGTTATTGGCTTAAGCCGGAAGAATGTATGCGGGCCTTAGCAACAACGACAGAAAAACCTGTTGTAACACACGACATCATGGCACAAACAGGAGCCGCCTGGAACATTCAAGCCAAAGGCAACCTCGACGACAAACACTTTCGACACCTTGTAACAGTAAACGAGGTGGAGGATGATGACAAACGGACTGCCTGGCTGAAAGGGGAACCCGTCTCGATCCAGAAAGCACTCAACTCATCTATTAGCTACCTGGATCAGAAAGGTCGTGGGAAGCTGACCGAAGTTGGAACGAGTGGTAAATATCTTGTCGGAGTTGCCAATCAGTTAATCGAACTGATAGTTGAGCCTGGTTTTGATAATACTCATGTTGTATCGCTGAAACGACTCCCTGATTCCGATACAACCCAGATGGTCGATGCCTCCGGCAAAAAAGCAACGGTGACAAATGCTACTGTCACGCTCAACAAAGGTGTTCCTCAACTGACATGTCTTTACGAAGCATTGAAACCTGTCGGCATGCAAAAACTGGTCGGTCGCGTTGTCGATGTGGATGGCAAGCCGCTTGCCGGTGTGCGAGTGGGAGTCGCTACAGGCACAAAAGGAGGGGGGAGCTATGACACGGGAGATGAAACGCAAAGCCTGCGTCACGGCAACTTCTCTCTGGAAGTCCCCGTGTATGGCAAACAAAATCCGGGTGATCATTTTTATTCTGTGATTCTGACAAAAGACGGTTATGCCGCCATGGATTCGCAAATTGTTGATGCCTCAAAGAATTTTGATCTCATTGACTTCAGGATAATGACGCTACGCCCTGGCTATACACTGCCAATACGTGTTCTGGATGAACAGGGAAAGCCCCTGCCTGGCGCAGTCATCGAACCGGGAACGGCTTATGCATTGAGGCGACAAGCGGTTCGTACGGACGTTGATGGTCGGGCGGTGTTAAAAAACTTACCCAGCGGCGTAATTCAGGCCTCCGTGCGTTGGGGATCGAAAATGAAATGGCTCAATCTGGTGATCAGTCAACATAAAAAAGAAAACAAGGAAGTCATCATTCACCTCAAAGAGCTAACGAATTCTACAACAAACCGGGTAGAAAAACTCAAACCGCTGGCTGTGGGTCAGATCGCGCCCGAGTGGAACATCACAGAATGGTCTGATGGGCGTGCCCGCAAATTATCTGACTATCGCGGTCGCGTTGTCGTACTTGATTTCTGGGGACTTCGCTGCAAAGGCTGTATCGAAATGCTTCCCGCTCAAAAGAAACTGGAAAAGAAATTTGCAGAGCAAGGTGTAGTCTTTCTCGGCATCCATACCGCGGATGGTGAAATGAGTCAAATCAACAAAATCAAACAAAGTGAGCAATGGACGATTCCCATCGCACTTGATCGCGGCACGTCCATTTTGGATGGCGCAACCTGTCTGAGTTATGGAGTACAATCCTACCCGACACTGATTATCATCGATGCGGATGGGAAAATTGCTTTTCGTAGCGATGTAGAACCACCTCAAGATCGTACGACCTACATGCGAATTCTAGCTGACGCAAGCGGCGTCAAATGGCCGCCTGCCAAGAATGCGACTCAAGCAGAGATGGTAGAAATCATGAATCAAATCCAATATACCTTGCTGAATCGTGAAATAGATCGCGTCCTGAAAATGAAACGATAG
- a CDS encoding BlaI/MecI/CopY family transcriptional regulator: MSQQPELQITDAEWEVMLSVWEAKDQTAGEIIARVEPIRERSHRTVRTLLARLVEKGAVAVRVDGSRHLYSAAISRDECVRLAARSFTEQFFAGNLQSLLMHFVENETLSEKEVKELRQRLDERLTKKSQPNAEERTGRSSSTRRKKS; the protein is encoded by the coding sequence ATGAGCCAGCAACCCGAATTACAAATCACAGATGCAGAATGGGAGGTCATGCTGAGCGTCTGGGAAGCGAAGGACCAGACAGCCGGTGAAATCATCGCTCGCGTCGAACCGATTCGTGAGCGAAGCCATCGAACAGTGCGAACGCTCCTTGCACGCCTGGTTGAAAAAGGTGCTGTTGCTGTACGTGTTGATGGCTCGCGCCATCTCTACAGCGCGGCCATCTCGCGAGATGAATGCGTTCGACTGGCAGCCCGTTCCTTCACGGAACAATTCTTTGCCGGGAACCTGCAGTCCCTGTTGATGCATTTTGTCGAAAATGAAACGCTCTCTGAAAAAGAAGTGAAAGAACTCAGACAACGCTTAGACGAACGTCTCACGAAAAAATCCCAGCCGAATGCTGAGGAACGTACCGGCAGATCCTCTTCAACCCGGAGAAAGAAATCATGA